The genomic stretch CCCATAtgacctgttgataagatcatgtcgcgaagggaaaaaaacaaatataagctaaCTACTACggctctcaagaagcttttaacggtgtgcgttcaatccccactgtgtggtccacttgagcctaggATCTTACTTGTTTTTGGACTAATGAatttaaatgatatggaaaatggacggacggcatggataaaacacatacatcccggtgggctccacagagcccctgcTACGGGCAGGTGCAGTAGGCAAACCACGTCCAAGGAAATCCAAACGCCTTAAAATCAGATGTGAGGTTGTGAGAGATGTGCAGTGGCAGTAAGCACTAAAACCAGTGTATCGGCAATCGTATCATTCACTACCGATACGAGGTGCTGTAGCGGCATCGTTCATGGATGGTACGCTTGAAATAGAAGAGGAGGCGAACACATCGAGCAACGCCCCCCCGATAGGGAGATGCCTAACCCCAGGTAGGCAAGCACTAGCCGATTCCATGATGAAATCAGTCACCGCATCCGTTTCCAAGCTCAGAATTGGAGATCCGCCCACCATCTACAAAGTCCAACAAAGAATCCGGCAAGTCAACGAGGTTGCGTATGAGCCCCAGATCGTGTCGATCGGCCCATACCATAACGGCAAGGAGAGGCTACAAGGCATGGAAGAGCATAAATGGATATATCTACATTCGTTCCTCTCCCCCAATCCCGACCATCGGTTGGAGGACTACCTCGAGGCGATTGAGAAATTGGAGGATGAAGCACGAAGTTGCTACTCCGAGAAAGTGGGCCCACAGATGGGTGACgagtttgtgaaaatgatggTGCTTGATGCTTGCTTCATTGTCGAGTTCTTTCTCAAGTTCAATCATCTCAACCAAATGGCGGATTGGCTCAAGGAAAAAGAACAGTTGGCGCAAAAAGAGAAGGAGCTCAGGCCAAAAGAGGAGCTCGAGCAAGAGGAGGAGCTCAAGCCAGAAGAGTTGCtcaggaaaaaaataaagaagttttttttttcagttaGAAGACTTCAAAGACCCGATACTTAATACGACTGGAATGATGTTCCTTGTAGGGTATGATATGTTCCTCGTCGAAAATCAAATTCCTTTCATCGTTCTGCAGTGTATTTTCATGATGGCTTGTCCAGTGAACTTACCGCATAAACTTGCCGAGATGGCCCTTGATTTCTTGGATCAGTTCATGCATAGGAATAAGGAAATTCTGATCAAGGATTCCTACTGTCATCTGCTCCATTTGTTCCACTCGCATTTGATACCGACCGGGACTCATAGCAAGGAGAGCAATTCTACCATCGAATCCATCCCCAACAAGATGCCCAACCTTTCGTGCAATCATACCGTCGAATCCGTCCTCAACAAGTTCAAGAATATACGCAGGTTCTTCCCATCTTCGAATAAGCCCCAGTTGGCCATTAGCAACAATCCATCTCCAGTAAGGATAATGATAATCCCTTGCGCGGCTGAGCTCCAACTTGCGGGGGTCAAGTTCAAGAAGAAAGAGAAGTACAGTAGCATCTTGGACGTGGAATTTAGCAATGGGGTATTGGAAATCCCTCCCTTGTCGATATATGACTACAGCAATGTTCTCTTTCGGAATCTAGTAGCGTTCGAACAATGCTACGGGAAAGCAAAAAGCCATTTCACGACTTACTTCTGGTTCATGGATTGCCTTGTCAACACGTCCAATGATGTGGCGCTGATCCATCGCAATGAGATCATCGATCATGGGTTGGGAAGTGATGAGGATGTGGCCCAACTATTCAACCGTCTCTGCACTGGGATATTCCTTAATTGTGAGGAAAGCTACCTTTCGGATCTACAACAGAAAGTCCAAAAACATTGCAAGAACAAAAGGAACAAGTGGCGGGCGATCTTGAAGCGTGATTATTTCATCAATCCATGGTCTTTAATTTCTTTAATCGCGGCTTCGATCCTCCTCCTGCTCACCATCACACAAACGTTCTTCACCATCTTTCCTTATTACCGACCGCGGTCCTAGTTCTTGATCATCATGTTTTAATGGTGtagattattttgatttttctcatttgTGTTTTGCTACTGGTGTGTGAAAAACATTACTGTAGAATATAAATCCTGGTTTTATTTTCAATTTGGTAACTCATCACTAATTCAGGTTCAGTCAACTGTATTGATTCCAGTTTCCAACTATTCATTAGATCCACTCAAAAATCAGTTGGCATGGGTATTACCTTTTAGGCCTAGTTAAAAATCGGGCTTAGTCATGCTCCGTGTACCCCATCGACCCATATGGATATATATGGTTGATTATCAGTAGTggtatcaatgggccgggcttgggccTGATATCGGAATTTTTAAAATGCCACGAAACAGTTGAAAACCCGGGCCGGAGCTActcaggcccggcccgttgataGCCCTAATTATTAGATCACACTCTGGTGGTATAGCACCATAAGCAACGGTGGTACCAATCTATTTTGGACGCCGCGTGATGTTTGGATGATATCCAATCTGCCATGGTGACACCCCATCCCACCCGAACCCAAAATAAAACAGACCAAAAACCACATGTAGGGGCCCACCTAATTATTGGACTAGAAagatttttgggccccacactTTGATGGTGGGGTACAACTCTTGGATTGCATGAGTTTTGACGTTcgtgtacatcatggtgggacgcaCCTTTTGGGTAGGTTGGATGTTGTCCACACGCCACCTGGGGCCACTATAGAGTACCACTGGAGCGCATGCACTATGATTGGTAGGTGTTGTTTTGGTGAGGGTTGGAAGTGAGCCAGATGGCTGGACGTCACTTCTGATTAGCCTGCTTTAGGATGGATTGGGCATGTGTCTGGAGCTTAGGAATAAATTGGAATGGCCTTTGGGTGATAAAGCCGTTGatctggtggcccaccagatgcgcAGGTGATAAATAACCAAGCATTGCTACTTTATCTATGCATACCGCAACACCATGTGTCCCAAGTTAGCTCCATCATATTGCTGGCTCCAGCAGGGATGTAAGTGGGCCGGGCTTGGACATCAATTGGTGGCCCGGCCTAACCCGTTTAAAATTAGGTCTTGCGCAAAGGCCTGACCCATGGACAGTCCTGTCATCATATAGGTCCCCTCTCTCTTCGGGGCACCACATTCCCCTGCGTAGCCATAGTACAGTAGTTACTGCATCTCCACCACACACGTGACAATGGCCCATTTTTATCAATGATATCGCCGAAAAATGGGTTCTCGCCGAAAATTTCACCGATATTCTGTAGAGAGACAAGAACTTGGGGTTTCGGTGTCACTAGtgcagcgacaccgatattatcggcgataatatcgacAACACGAACACTGCCCATGGTACACTTTCGAGTCCACAAAAGTGTCTTCTGGTGGCATTTATCTCAAAGTtatgattttttctttattttttgactGCTTGTGTGTCACTAAAGTAAATAGAGGTAATTTAGTCTTTttcctttaaaataaaattatacggttgagattataacatccaacccatagTTATGCTTTAAAGTAAGGCCCATATTAGTTCTAAGGCTTTTCTTTGGTTCCCTCACAAATAAAACCCAATAACAAAAATTGCCTAGTAGCTTTTGGGACATTTTCTCATCTTTTCTACAAGCCTTTGGCTAGGCTTTGTGCAATTGCATATTTGCACAAGTGGGGCCTATGATCTAAACCATAAAAATTGGTGAAAGCTTGATTATTCGCTGgttttgcatatttttcccttttgttgGTAGTAGAAGAATCTCTATCTTGGATTGGTGTGTTTGGGGCGTGATTTGGTTCCAGGGTTTGATATAATTGTGTGTGGTTGCCGATTTTCTTCCGTTCGCTACATCAAGTTTTTAGTCCAATCAGTTTTCAATATTTTGTTTTAGGACTTGATTTAGAGGTTTCAATGCAAGAACCCTTAGttccatagtgacaaatctcaccCATTTGAAGTGTCTAGACAACATAAGTACCTGAAAAAGCCTTTGATACACATTGAAGTGCAGATACATGAGCACTAGCATGTATCAATCACAATGATATGCATCGACCCAAAGAAAAAAATATAGCCTCTACCTCTAAATATTTAGCATCGTGATAAAAAAAGGTCAATATAAAGATGTAAATGAAAAGACACAAATAAGTATTGGAGTTATTTAGAGAATTCGCAAAGCTGCCATACACAGAAAATCTGTTTCGAATGTTACATCATGAAACCATACTATGAAAGAAATAAGTCATACAAACAGAATCACATGTTGCTGTAAATACAAGTTTTCCAGATTTTTATATTGCGAAATAAGTTGGCCAT from Magnolia sinica isolate HGM2019 chromosome 17, MsV1, whole genome shotgun sequence encodes the following:
- the LOC131231785 gene encoding UPF0481 protein At3g47200-like, with the translated sequence MDGTLEIEEEANTSSNAPPIGRCLTPGRQALADSMMKSVTASVSKLRIGDPPTIYKVQQRIRQVNEVAYEPQIVSIGPYHNGKERLQGMEEHKWIYLHSFLSPNPDHRLEDYLEAIEKLEDEARSCYSEKVGPQMGDEFVKMMVLDACFIVEFFLKFNHLNQMADWLKEKEQLLEDFKDPILNTTGMMFLVGYDMFLVENQIPFIVLQCIFMMACPVNLPHKLAEMALDFLDQFMHRNKEILIKDSYCHLLHLFHSHLIPTGTHSKESNSTIESIPNKMPNLSCNHTVESVLNKFKNIRRFFPSSNKPQLAISNNPSPVRIMIIPCAAELQLAGVKFKKKEKYSSILDVEFSNGVLEIPPLSIYDYSNVLFRNLVAFEQCYGKAKSHFTTYFWFMDCLVNTSNDVALIHRNEIIDHGLGSDEDVAQLFNRLCTGIFLNCEESYLSDLQQKVQKHCKNKRNKWRAILKRDYFINPWSLISLIAASILLLLTITQTFFTIFPYYRPRS